The following proteins are encoded in a genomic region of Micromonospora olivasterospora:
- a CDS encoding DUF5956 family protein codes for MGDTSAAPNAWDTAQPFPGSPPDISDRRHTIDTPDGRFCELSDSGWDAMLGYLADAATLVRYPETRQHQVEVKLSDSTGERTFFVPRTADDQAIIDEAANSYLRDVGLPERPTGYRWFQRLPGDLTVKDIDEAVYAAIKHLPLDHHPAEAVPAIRAALAELFRER; via the coding sequence ATGGGCGACACCAGCGCCGCACCGAACGCCTGGGACACAGCCCAGCCGTTCCCCGGATCACCGCCGGACATCTCCGACCGCCGCCACACCATCGACACTCCTGATGGCAGGTTCTGTGAGCTGAGCGATTCCGGCTGGGATGCGATGCTCGGCTACCTCGCCGACGCCGCCACCCTGGTCCGGTACCCGGAGACTCGGCAACATCAAGTCGAGGTGAAGCTTAGCGACAGCACCGGAGAGCGGACGTTCTTTGTGCCGCGCACGGCGGATGATCAAGCGATCATCGACGAGGCCGCAAACTCGTATCTGCGCGATGTGGGACTGCCGGAGCGGCCGACCGGCTATCGCTGGTTCCAACGCCTACCCGGCGACCTCACCGTCAAAGACATCGATGAAGCGGTGTACGCGGCGATCAAGCACCTGCCCCTCGACCACCACCCCGCCGAAGCGGTGCCAGCCATCCGCGCGGCCCTTGCGGAGCTGTTCCGGGAGCGCTGA
- a CDS encoding MMPL family transporter: MATGRGRGTATLIAALVVVAWLVVGAVAGPYSGRLGEVATNDNAAFLPADAEATRAQDLAADFADRRITPALVVYERATGITEADGRRVAADAARFAGVRGVVPPIPPPIPSRDGQALQVVVPIDDAEGERIGRVVDDLRTVAGADSGGLAVHVTGPAGLLADLIEVFRAIDGPLLLVTLLVVLVILLVVYRSPVLWIFPLLAAGMSYALAALLVYVLADADLVTLNGQAQGILTVLVFGAGTDYALLLIARHREELHRHRRPWDAMRAAWKGAAPAIIGSGGTVIVSLLCLLLSSLNSNRALGPVAAVGIAATLLVMLTFLPALLLLGGRWAFWPAGRRRTGPTPRRARDLDPGGRLRRPPRPAGLAGHRRRAGRAHRRPDPVARHHPRPERRVHHAHRLRRRAGGDLPALPGRHGQPGHHLRQAGDGPAGRPGRRGGARVTSVRPVTGSGSAAPPEANAPPVVVDGRVQLEATLTDRPDSPGAERTVRRLREAVHRVPGADAVVGGFTAVNVDTADASARDRNVIIPAVLAVIAVVLALLLRALLAPVLLIATVVLSFLATLGLCGLIFRYALDYPGVDQSFPLFAFVFLVALGIDYNIFLMSRVREESVRRGTRPGVLAGLALTGGVITSAGIVLAATFSALAVLPLVVLVELGVAVAVGVLLDTVVVRSLLVPALSYDIGPPVWWPSRLGRTARRVARHAR; this comes from the coding sequence GCCTTCCTGCCCGCCGACGCCGAGGCGACCCGGGCGCAGGACCTCGCCGCCGATTTCGCCGACCGGCGGATCACACCCGCCCTGGTCGTCTACGAGCGCGCCACCGGGATCACGGAGGCGGACGGGCGGCGGGTCGCCGCCGACGCCGCGCGCTTCGCCGGGGTACGGGGCGTCGTCCCACCGATCCCGCCGCCGATACCCAGCCGGGACGGCCAGGCGCTGCAGGTCGTCGTGCCGATCGACGACGCCGAGGGGGAACGCATCGGCCGGGTGGTCGACGACCTGCGCACCGTCGCCGGCGCGGACTCCGGCGGCCTGGCCGTGCACGTCACCGGCCCCGCCGGCCTGCTCGCCGACCTGATCGAGGTGTTCCGGGCCATCGACGGGCCGCTGCTGCTGGTCACCCTTCTCGTGGTGCTGGTCATCCTGCTGGTCGTCTACCGCAGCCCCGTGCTGTGGATCTTCCCGCTGCTCGCCGCCGGGATGTCGTACGCCCTGGCGGCCCTGCTCGTCTACGTCCTCGCGGACGCCGACCTCGTCACCCTGAACGGGCAGGCGCAGGGCATCCTCACCGTCCTCGTCTTCGGCGCCGGCACCGACTACGCCCTGCTGCTCATCGCCCGCCACCGGGAGGAACTGCACCGGCACCGGCGCCCGTGGGACGCGATGCGCGCCGCCTGGAAGGGGGCCGCGCCGGCGATCATCGGATCCGGCGGCACCGTCATCGTCAGCCTGCTCTGCCTCCTGCTGTCCAGCCTCAACTCCAACCGGGCCCTCGGCCCGGTCGCCGCCGTCGGCATCGCCGCCACGCTGCTGGTGATGCTCACCTTCCTGCCCGCGCTGCTGCTCCTCGGCGGCCGCTGGGCGTTCTGGCCCGCCGGCCGGCGGCGGACCGGGCCGACCCCGCGCCGAGCACGGGACCTGGACCCGGGTGGCCGGCTTCGTCGCCCGCCACGCCCGGCCGGTCTGGCTGGTCACCGCCGCCGCGCTGGCCGTGCTCACCGTCGGCCTGACCCAGTTGCACGTCACCACCCTCGGCCAGAGCGACGTGTTCACCACGCGCACCGACTCCGTCGCCGGGCAGGAGGCGATCTCCCGGCACTACCCGGCCGGCACGGGCAGCCCGGCCACCATCTTCGTCAGGCGGGAGACGGCCCAGCAGGTCGCCCAGGTCGCCGAGGCGGTGCCCGGGTGACCTCCGTCCGTCCGGTCACCGGGAGCGGATCGGCCGCCCCGCCCGAGGCGAACGCCCCGCCCGTCGTGGTCGACGGCCGGGTCCAGTTGGAGGCCACCCTGACCGACCGGCCCGACAGCCCCGGCGCCGAGCGGACCGTGCGGAGGCTGCGGGAGGCGGTGCACCGGGTGCCCGGCGCCGACGCCGTGGTCGGGGGCTTCACCGCGGTCAACGTGGACACCGCCGACGCGTCCGCCCGGGACCGCAACGTGATCATCCCGGCGGTGCTCGCGGTGATCGCGGTCGTCCTGGCCCTGCTGCTGCGCGCCCTGCTCGCCCCGGTCCTGCTCATCGCGACCGTGGTGCTGTCGTTCCTCGCCACGCTCGGGCTGTGCGGGCTGATCTTCCGGTACGCCCTCGACTACCCCGGCGTCGACCAGTCGTTCCCGCTGTTCGCGTTCGTCTTCCTCGTCGCCCTCGGCATCGACTACAACATCTTCCTGATGAGCCGGGTCCGGGAGGAGTCGGTCCGGCGCGGCACCCGGCCCGGCGTGCTCGCCGGCCTCGCCCTCACCGGCGGCGTGATCACCTCCGCCGGCATCGTGCTCGCGGCGACGTTCTCCGCGCTCGCCGTGCTGCCACTGGTGGTCCTCGTCGAGCTGGGCGTCGCCGTCGCCGTCGGGGTCCTGCTCGACACCGTCGTCGTCCGCTCGCTGCTGGTGCCCGCCCTGTCGTACGACATCGGGCCGCCCGTGTGGTGGCCGAGCCGGCTGGGCCGCACGGCCCGGCGGGTGGCCCGGCATGCGCGCTGA